In Rana temporaria chromosome 3, aRanTem1.1, whole genome shotgun sequence, a single window of DNA contains:
- the LOC120931762 gene encoding uncharacterized protein LOC120931762 gives MSTKNVGFLKRVGEEVGFSSDLLQIKPLKTNDKTTPVGGRLSSFLPQWSQISTSPFVKNIISQGYKLEFSECPPSRFYITALPRDQEKASAMMNLLQDLIQQEVIVQVPKQQEGRGFYSHIFLVKKPSGKYRLILNLKILNRSIRYKHFRMDTIYSITKLLSPGCFMASLDLRDAYLHVPIAPASQKFLRLAINLGTSVWHLQFRALPFGLSSSPRVFTKIMAEALEPLKLRGISVVPYLDDLLFFADSRDQLVTNLQTSDSSQKSRLDFEFRKIASRSLSGDEVSRLHPKLSSAKSVPASGKDRQNLFSSGSDPDEPFSTSQNSYVSSGPSYSYNSSSPVGKTALQTTPEKHLAGLVTPGAVRKTFQTICESETSTMVVEGPFQSNERSPMDFSPGQASNNRCKLLGLGSPSGGSNRSRHVVKNRGKKIVKLARIESHSFGSDSFPTGGQRTSCTDSVRQYDSSDLCVKARGNQEQRAHGLSQSTSVMGGNKRGLPIGSPSEGITKSPSRSAKQKKSGGSRMESEPGGVRYDIGGMGTSSSGPVFKSTKYEGPGILFYSQNGSGSGDRRPSTPMELPAVLRLSPFSTNSSGPKEIQGGKHQLAPDRSFLAKKALVCNTFEPGLKTSLEITIQEGSIDTGLCVPSGSKQATSKCLVSEDLLKSKGLSDKVVKTLLSSRKEVTRSIYLKVWKKFNSWCSSKNFEIKSTISVLEFLHEGMEKGLAASTLKTQVAALCLS, from the exons ATGTCGACAAAAAACGTTGGATTCCTCAAAAGGGTAGGGGAAGAGGTGGGGTTCTCTTCAGATCTCCTCCAGATCAAACCCCTAAAGACAAATGACAAAACTACTCCAGTAGGGGGAAGATTGTCATCCTTTCTCCCTCAGTGGAGTCAAATATCCACAAGCCCTTTCGTAAAGAACATCATTTCACAAGGTTACAAACTGGAATTCTCGGAGTGTCCGCCAAGCAGGTTTTACATTACAGCCCTTCCAAGAGACCAGGAAAAGGCTTCGGCCATGATGAACCTTTTACAGGATCTGATTCAACAAGAAGTCATTGTCCAGGTCCCGAAACAGCAGGAGGGtcgggggttttattcccatatatttcttgtaaaaaaaccttcaggcaaataccggttgattctgaatctaaag atcctgaacAGATCAATACGGTACAAACACTTCCGTATGGACACAATTTACTCCATCACAAAACTGCTGTCTCCAGGctgcttcatggcatccctggacctAAGGGATGCCTATTTGCATGTGCCAATAGCACCAGCTTCCCAAAAATTCCTTCGCCTGGCCATCAATCTGGGAACATCAGTATGGCATCTCCAATTCAGGGCCCTACCATTTGGCCTGTCATCTTCCCCCAGAGTTTTCACAAAGATTATGGCGGAAGCCCTGGAGCCTCTAAAACTGAGAGGGATCTCGGTCGtaccatacctggacgacctattaTTTTTCGCAGATTCCAGGGATCAGCTTGTGACGAACCTCCAAACGTCAGACTCATCTCAAAAATCTAGGTTGGATTTTGAATTTAGAAAAATCGCATCTAGATCCCTCTCGGGAGATGAGGTTTCTAGGCTACACCCTAAACTCAGTAGTGCAAAAAGTGTTCCTGCCTCAGGAAAAGATAGACAAAATCTTTTCAGCAGTGGGTCAGATCCAGACGAACCTTTCAGTACCAGTCAGAACAGTTATGTCAGTTCTGGGCCTTCTTACAGCTACAATTCCAGCAGTCCAGTGGGCAAGACTGCACTCCAGACCACTCCAGAAAAACATCTTGCAGGTCTGGTCACACCAGGTGCCGTTCGAAAAACGTTTCAAACTATCTGCGAAAGTGAAACGAGCACTATGGTGGTGGAGGGACCCTTCCAATCTAACGAAAGGTCTCCCATGGATTTTTCCCCTGGACAAGCGTCTAACAACCGATGCAAGCTcctggggttggggagcccatcTGGAGGGTCAAACCGCTCAAGGCACGTGGTCAAAAATAGaggcaaaaaaattgtcaaattgGCGAGAATTGAAAGCCATTCATTTGGGTCTGATAGCTTTCCAACAGGAGGTCAAAGGACATCATGTACAGATTCTGTCAGACAATACGACAGCAGTGATCTATGTGTTAaagcaagggggaaccaggagcaaAGGGCTCATGGacttagccaatcaacttctgtcaTGGGCGGAAATAAACGTGGCCTCCCTATCGGCAGTCCATCTGAAGGGATCACAAAATCTCCTAGcagatctgctaagcagaaaaagAGTGGTGGAAGCAGAATGGAGTCTGAACCAGGAGGTGTTCGATATGATATCGGAGGAATGGGGACATCCTCAAGTGGACCTGTTTTCAAGTCAACAAAATACGAAGGTCCAGGAATTCTTTTCTATTCACAGAATGGATCAGGCAGTGGGGATAGACGCCCTAGCACACCCATGGAATTACCGGCTGTGTTACGCCTTTCCCCCTTTTCCACTAATTCCTCTGGTCCTAAGGAAATTCAGGGAGGAAAACACCAACTTGCTCCTGATCgctcctttttggccaaaaaggccttggtttgCAACACTTTTGAACCTGGCCTCAAAACCTCCCTGGAGATTACCATACAGGAAGGATCTATTGACACAGGGCTCTGTGTGCCATCCGGAAGCAAGCAGGCTACATCTAAGTGCTTGGTTTCTGAAGACCTTCTAAAATCTAAAGGACTTTCTGATAAAGTAGTTAAAACTCTACTATCAAGTAGAAAAGAGGTAACTAGGTCCATCTACCTCAAAGTATGGAAGAAATTTAACTCTTGGTGTTCTTCCAAAAATTTCGAAATCAAGAGTACTATTTCAGTTCTggaatttctccatgaaggaatggaGAAAGGTCTAGCCGCCAGCACCCTGAAAACACAGGTAGCGGCTCTCTGTTTATCTTGA